In Actinomadura citrea, a single window of DNA contains:
- a CDS encoding D-alanine--D-alanine ligase family protein, whose amino-acid sequence MLELGHVVVLAGGLSYEREVSLRSGRRVADALRARDIPVELRDADATLLDSLTDDPPDVVFPVLHGAAGEDGSIRDVLELLDVPYVGARPDACRVVWDKPTAKSVVRRAGLRTPDSVALPKEVFHDLGAASVLDQIVRGLGLPLFVKPTRGGSALGASVVHEASDLSAAMVGCFAYGDAALVERYIGGTEVAVSVIDLDGAPTALPAVEIIAPGGRYDYTARYDAGDTEFITPARLTPEATARAAAAAITAHRALGLRDLSRTDLIVSPDGEVHFLEVNVAPGMTETSLLPRAISVADLDLGEVCESLLRSHLR is encoded by the coding sequence ATCTTGGAACTCGGGCATGTCGTCGTTCTCGCCGGAGGGCTCTCCTACGAGCGGGAGGTCTCGCTCCGCTCCGGACGACGCGTCGCCGACGCGCTGCGTGCCCGCGACATCCCGGTCGAACTCCGCGACGCCGACGCGACACTCCTGGACTCCCTGACCGACGACCCGCCGGACGTCGTCTTCCCCGTCCTGCACGGCGCGGCGGGGGAGGACGGCTCGATCCGCGACGTCCTCGAACTCCTGGACGTCCCCTATGTCGGCGCCCGTCCGGACGCATGTCGTGTCGTCTGGGACAAGCCGACCGCCAAGTCCGTCGTGCGACGCGCGGGCCTGCGGACGCCCGACTCCGTCGCCCTGCCGAAGGAGGTCTTCCACGACCTCGGCGCGGCGTCCGTCCTCGACCAGATCGTCCGCGGCCTCGGGCTCCCGCTGTTCGTGAAGCCGACCCGCGGCGGCTCGGCCCTCGGCGCCTCCGTCGTCCACGAGGCGTCCGACCTGTCCGCCGCCATGGTCGGCTGCTTCGCCTACGGCGACGCCGCCCTCGTCGAGCGCTACATCGGCGGCACCGAGGTCGCGGTCAGCGTCATCGATCTCGACGGCGCCCCGACCGCCCTGCCCGCCGTCGAGATCATCGCCCCCGGCGGCCGCTACGACTACACGGCCCGCTACGACGCCGGCGACACCGAGTTCATCACCCCGGCCCGCCTCACCCCCGAAGCGACCGCCCGTGCCGCCGCCGCCGCCATCACCGCCCACCGCGCCCTCGGCCTACGCGACCTCTCCCGCACCGACCTCATCGTCTCCCCCGACGGCGAGGTCCACTTCCTGGAGGTCAACGTCGCCCCCGGCATGACGGAAACCAGCCTCCTCCCCCGAGCCATCAGCGTCGCCGACCTGGACCTGGGCGAAGTCTGCGAATCCCTCCTCCGCTCCCATCTCCGCTGA